A window of Bacteroidales bacterium genomic DNA:
TCAGCAGGATTAAACAATATATTTTTTTTCGGATCTACTTTTAAAATAAAATATTTTAATGCTCCCAAACCAATCATTTCATTTAGCTCATCTTGCTCATTGGCAGGCAAATTCCAATCTTTTCCAGATTCTTTCGATATCTTTGCGGCAGTTTCTTTCATTTCGTCAAGCAAGTCGTCAGCATCAACCACAGTGCCTTCCCTTGATTTCATCTTGCCTTCAGGAAGTTCCACCATTCCATAGCTGTAATGCGAAATATTGTCAGCCCAATCGTAGCCTAATTTTTTTAAGGTTTTTTTAAGAACATCAAAGTGATAATTTTGTTCGTTGCCAACAACATAAATCATTCTGTCAGCATTAAAATCAGCATGGCGAGCCACAGCCGTGCCAAGATCTTGAGTCATATAAACCGTGGTGCCGTCGCTACGCAACAAAATTTTTCTATCAAGACCTTCGTCTGTCAGGTCTATCCAAACAGAGCCGTCATCTTCTTGCTGCAAAACGCCGTCATTTAAGCCTTTCATCACAATATCTTTGCCACCTAAATACGTTTCGGATTCTCTATAAACTTTGTCAAAATCAATTCCTAAGCGATTATACGTATCTTCAAATCCTTCAATCACCCAATTATTCAGCTTTTGCCACAAATTGCGAACAGTCTTATCGCCATTTTCCCAATCTATCAGCATTGCACGCGCTTCTTTCATAAGAGGAGTGTCGTCACCATTACTAATATTCAAAGACGCTGCTTCTTCTTTATTAGCCTTATCAAAGAGCACATAATATTTTCCGATAAGATGATCGCCTTTAATTTTCGCAGACTCAGGTGTTTCACCATTTCCCCACGTATTGTAAGCAACCATAGTTTTGCAAATATGTATGCCCCTATCGTTTATCAAATTTACTTTTACAACTTTATTTCCCGCGGCTTTAAAAATTTCTGCAAGCGACCAACCTAATAAATTATTACGAATATGCCCAAGATGCAATGGCTTATTAGTGTTTGGCGAGCTATATTCAAGCACAATAGTTTTTGGATTTTTATTTTCGGGCTTACCATAACATTCTGGCTTGCCTGCCATAGATATTTTTTTCAGCCAATACGCATCAGAAAATTTTATGTTAAGAAAACCTTTAACAACATTAAAACTTTCTATATCAGGAATTTTACTTAAAATATTTTCGCCAATTAAATTTGCTGTTTCTTCTGGCTTTAGCCTTGCTATTTTAGCGAAAGGAAAAACCACAACAGTTAAATCTCCTTCAAAATTTGGAGGTGTTTTTTCAATTTGTATTGAATCTTCTGAAACGCTTTGCTGCCAATGCTCCAACACAAATTCAGACACAGTACGAGCTAATAATTCTGCCACCACTTTTTTTTGCAAAAATAATATTTATGAAATAAAAAATCAAAAAAAGAAATTTTATATTTTTTAGCTTTAAATTAAAATATAAAAAGCTAGTTTACGTTAATATTTTTTGTTAAAATAAAATGCTAGTTTTTTTTACAAAAAGGAGAATGCCTGAAAACCTTTAAAAGAGTAGGGCTAAATTAGAAAATAAATTAAATAATTATGAAAAACATACTAACAATATTGTTTTTATTATCTTTTGTATTTGTAAATGCTCAAGTATCGTTTTATTTACGCCCTGAAGTAAATCTTAAATCTACAAATAGTTATTTTACTGATAATAAATCTACTTCTATTCAAAATGAATACTTTACTTTTATTTATGAAAGAACTTTTTTAAATTTTAATAATCTCAATGCTGGTATAAATGTAGGACTTCGCTTAAACAATAAACATTCTTTTGAATTAGGTGTTTCTACTAATAATTTAAATACAAAGTCAGGCATAATAGCTCATCGCTCTTACATAATTGACTCAACAAATGTAAAATATAAAATTCCTACTGAAAGTAACTTTTCCTTTACAAAAGGATATACGCGTATTTCATTTTTATATAATTATTTATTGTGGAAAAATCCTGCAAACACTATAAATGTAAGAGGTGCTGTTGGGTTTGGAACCTTATTCAATCGA
This region includes:
- a CDS encoding arginine--tRNA ligase, producing MVAELLARTVSEFVLEHWQQSVSEDSIQIEKTPPNFEGDLTVVVFPFAKIARLKPEETANLIGENILSKIPDIESFNVVKGFLNIKFSDAYWLKKISMAGKPECYGKPENKNPKTIVLEYSSPNTNKPLHLGHIRNNLLGWSLAEIFKAAGNKVVKVNLINDRGIHICKTMVAYNTWGNGETPESAKIKGDHLIGKYYVLFDKANKEEAASLNISNGDDTPLMKEARAMLIDWENGDKTVRNLWQKLNNWVIEGFEDTYNRLGIDFDKVYRESETYLGGKDIVMKGLNDGVLQQEDDGSVWIDLTDEGLDRKILLRSDGTTVYMTQDLGTAVARHADFNADRMIYVVGNEQNYHFDVLKKTLKKLGYDWADNISHYSYGMVELPEGKMKSREGTVVDADDLLDEMKETAAKISKESGKDWNLPANEQDELNEMIGLGALKYFILKVDPKKNILFNPAESIDFTGNTGSFIQYTHARIRSLIEKSLNAGLDVNKLEFITKANLASSERELIIHLLMLPDFINKAAQNESPAVVANYCFDLAQKFNSLYQDLSILRESDDVLKNNRLLIAAYTADTLKFAMALLGIKMPERM